A region of the bacterium genome:
GCGCAGTCCCCAGTCCGCCGTGTAGATGCCGGGCTCGATCGAGAAGGCGACGCCCTCGATGAGGCGGCGCTCCTCGCGCGTCTCGAGATCGTCGAGGTTCGCGCCCGGCCCGTGGTCCTCGCGGCCGATGCTGTGCCC
Encoded here:
- a CDS encoding M24 family metallopeptidase, which codes for GHSIGREDHGPGANLDDLETREERRLIEGVAFSIEPGIYTADWGLRTEVNALHWQGALLVSGELQATPELLLA